From a single Anabas testudineus chromosome 5, fAnaTes1.2, whole genome shotgun sequence genomic region:
- the LOC113153463 gene encoding adenosine receptor A1-like, with protein MFSSHRTLSTSQAKESVKYGERLEKVRGENVLKLLKEHSTFRLSTPVTIISQLESTVNMEEVIYTLVEVLIAVSCCLGNILVILAVWISKSLKQPTFCLIVSLAVVDFMVGCVAIPLAVVVDGRVRTSFHSCLFISCMIILFTLVSVLTLVAIAVDRYLRVYIPLRYKRTVTQRHSLLAVAACWLVAVLLSFAPMLGWYNRETLSNSVNSTIVCQFITVIPMSYLVYFNFFLCNLSPLLVMTVLYGVVFCTIRGNLQQKPENRTRNRSENYLKKEKQLAGSLSLVLALFALSWLPLHIMNCIAYFYGPNAVPTKAFHVGILLSHGNSAVNPVVYAFKIQKIKTAYLKIWRRCTSCGEEYQQSQTSQTTDNNPSTTNSVQAKMSEGEL; from the exons atgttttcatCCCACAGGACACTCAGCACATCTCAGGCAAAGGAGTCTGTAAAATATGGAGAGCGTCTGGAGAAAGT AAGGGGAGAGAATGtgttaaagcttttaaaagagCACAGCACATTCAGACTTAGTACACCAGTAACCATCATTAGCCAGTTAGAAAGTACTGTGAATATGGAAGAAGTGATCTATACATTGGTGGAGGTACTTATTGCTGTTAGCTGCTGTTTGGGTAACATCTTGGTTATTTTAGCAGTGTGGATCAGTAAAAGCCTAAAGCAGCCCACCTTCTGTCTAATTGTGTCTCTGGCTGTGGTCGACTTTATGGTTGGCTGTGTGGCCATACCGTTGGCTGTGGTGGTGGACGGACGAGTGAGGACTTCATTTCACTCCTGTCTCTTCATCAGCTGCATGATCATCCTGTTCACCTTGGTCTCTGTTCTGACTTTAGTGGCTATTGCAGTGGATCGTTACCTCAGGGTGTATATCCCTCTCAG GTACAAAAGGACTGTAACACAGAGACATTCATTGCTTGCAGTGGCAGCATGTTGGCTTGTTGCAGTACTACTGAGTTTTGCTCCAATGCTTGGATGGTACAACCGTGAAACTCTGTCTAACTCAGTCAACTCTACCATTGTCTGCCAGTTTATAACTGTAATCCCCATGTCATACCTGGTTTACTTtaacttcttcctctgtaaCCTGTCTCCTCTTCTGGTGATGACTGTGCTTTACGGCGTTGTGTTCTGTACCATTCGAGGAAACCTTCAACAGAAACCAGAAAACAGAACACGAAATCGGTCTGAAAACTAtctaaagaaagagaaacagctggcAGGATCTTTGTCTCTGGTCTTGGCTTTGTTTGCCCTGTCCTGGCTTCCTCTCCACATAATGAACTGCATTGCATACTTTTATGGACCAAATGCTGTACCAACAAAAGCTTTCCATGTTGGCATCCTACTTTCTCATGGTAACTCTGCTGTAAACCCAGTTGTATAcgcatttaaaatacaaaagatcAAGACTGCATATTTGAAGATATGGCGACGGTGTACTTCCTGTGGAGAAGAATATCAACAATCTCAGACAagtcagacaacagacaatAATCCCAGTACCACTAACAGTGTACAGGCAAAAATGAGTGAAGGAGAGTTATGA
- the LOC113154724 gene encoding adenosine receptor A1-like, with translation MEEVIYTLVEVLIAVSCCLGNILVILAVWISKSLKQPTFCLIVSLAVVDFMVGCVAIPLAVVVDGRVRTSFHTCLFISCVIILLTLVSVLTLVAIAVDRYLRVYIPLRYKRTVTQRHSLLAVAACWLVAVILSFAPMLGWYNRETLSNSVNSTIVCQFIIVIPMSYLVYFSFFLCNLTPLLVMTVLYGFVFCTIRGNLQQKPENRTRIQSENYLKKEKQLAGSLSLVLALFALSWLPLHIMNCIAYFYGPNAVPTKAFHVGILLSHGNSAVNPVVYAFKIQKIKTAYLKIWRRCTSCGEEYQQSQTSQTTDNNPSTTNSVQAKMSEGEL, from the exons ATGGAAGAAGTGATCTATACACTGGTGGAGGTGCTTATTGCTGTTAGCTGCTGTTTGGGTAACATCTTGGTTATTTTAGCAGTGTGGATCAGTAAAAGCCTAAAGCAGCCCACCTTCTGTCTAATTGTGTCTCTGGCTGTGGTCGACTTTATGGTTGGCTGCGTGGCCATACCGTTGGCTGTGGTGGTGGACGGACGAGTGAGGACTTCATTTCACACCTGTCTCTTCATCAGCTGCGTGATCATCCTGTTAACCTTGGTCTCTGTTCTGACTTTAGTGGCTATTGCAGTGGATCGTTACCTCAGGGTGTATATCCCTCTCAG GTACAAAAGGACTGTAACACAGAGACATTCATTGCTTGCAGTGGCAGCATGTTGGCTTGTTGCAGTAATACTGAGTTTTGCTCCAATGCTTGGATGGTACAACCGTGAAACTCTGTCTAACTCAGTCAACTCTACCATTGTCTGCCAGTTTATAATTGTGATCCCCATGTCATACCTGGTTTACTtcagcttcttcctctgcaACCTGACTCCTCTTTTGGTGATGACTGTGCTTTACGGCTTTGTGTTCTGTACCATTCGAGGAAACCTTCAACAGAAACCAGAAAACAGAACACGAATTCAGTCAGAAAACTAtctaaagaaagagaaacagctggcAGGATCTTTGTCTCTGGTCTTGGCTTTGTTTGCCCTGTCCTGGCTTCCTCTCCACATAATGAACTGCATTGCATACTTTTATGGACCAAATGCTGTACCAACAAAAGCTTTCCATGTTGGCATCCTACTTTCTCATGGTAACTCTGCTGTAAACCCAGTTGTATAcgcatttaaaatacaaaagatcAAGACTGCATATTTGAAGATATGGCGACGGTGTACTTCCTGTGGAGAAGAATATCAACAATCTCAGACAagtcagacaacagacaatAATCCCAGTACCACTAACAGTGTACAGGCAAAAATGAGTGAAGGAGAGTTATGA
- the LOC113154765 gene encoding adenosine receptor A1-like — MEEVIYTLVEVLIAVSCCLGNILVILAVWISKSLKQPTFCLIVSLAVVDFMVGCVAIPLAVVVDGRVRTSFHSCLFISCVIILFTLVSVLTLVAIAVDRYLRVYIPLRYKRTVTQRHSLLAVAACWLVAVILSFAPMPGWYNRETLSNSVNSTIVCQFITVIPMSYLVYFNFFLCNLSPLLVMTVLYGFVFCTIRGNLQQKPENRKRIQSENYLKKEKQLAGSLSLVLALFALSWLPLHIMNCIAYFYGPNDVPTKAFHVGILLSHGNSAVNPVVYAFKIQKIKTAYLKIWRRCTSCEEEY, encoded by the exons ATGGAAGAAGTGATCTATACACTGGTGGAGGTGCTTATTGCTGTTAGCTGCTGTTTGGGTAACATCTTGGTTATTTTAGCAGTGTGGATCAGTAAAAGCCTAAAGCAGCCCACCTTCTGTCTAATTGTGTCTCTGGCTGTGGTCGACTTTATGGTTGGCTGCGTGGCCATACCGTTGGCTGTGGTGGTGGACGGACGAGTGAGGACTTCATTTCACTCCTGTCTCTTCATCAGCTGCGTGATCATCCTGTTCACCTTGGTCTCTGTTCTGACTTTAGTGGCTATTGCAGTGGATCGTTACCTCAGGGTGTATATCCCTCTCAG GTACAAAAGGACTGTAACACAGAGACATTCATTGCTTGCAGTGGCAGCATGTTGGCTTGTTGCAGTAATACTGAGTTTTGCACCCATGCCTGGATGGTACAACCGTGAAACTCTGTCTAACTCAGTCAACTCTACCATTGTCTGCCAGTTTATAACTGTGATCCCCATGTCATACCTGGTTTACTTTAACTTCTTCCTTTGTAACCTGTCTCCTCTTTTGGTGATGACTGTGCTTTACGGCTTTGTGTTCTGTACCATTCGAGGAAACCTTCAACAGaaaccagaaaacagaaaacgaATTCAGTCAGAAAACTAtctaaagaaagagaaacaactgGCAGGATCTTTGTCTCTGGTCTTGGCTTTGTTTGCCCTGTCCTGGCTTCCTCTCCACATAATGAACTGCATTGCATACTTTTATGGACCAAATGATGTACCAACAAAAGCTTTCCATGTTGGCATCCTACTTTCTCATGGTAACTCTGCTGTAAACCCAGTTGTATAcgcatttaaaatacaaaagatcAAGACTGCATACTTGAAGATATGGCGACGGTGTACTTCCTGTGAAGAAGAATATTAA